The following coding sequences are from one Lolium rigidum isolate FL_2022 chromosome 6, APGP_CSIRO_Lrig_0.1, whole genome shotgun sequence window:
- the LOC124660543 gene encoding uncharacterized protein LOC124660543, which produces MGTATMATALGAAMLLYFVLSRRLAQHEDSAGSPGGGAGGGGKRRRGRAVRRPAQPPATWIEAVGTLAETLRFTYAETLGKWPIGDLAFGIKYLMRRQGNLHVASVYAGSDCIELKGPQVMEELIILRRLIDLCFLFSKKSFPLFLELAGFSQEDVFIEEPKAGILKPAHTILRDECTKSFLVLIRGTHSMKDTLTAASGAVVPFHHSLLDEGGVSKLVLGYAHCGMVAAARWIARGITPCLLQALSQCPEYQIKIVGHSLGGGTAALLTYILREHTEFSTTTCVAFAPASCMTWELAESGKHFVTTIVNGADLVPTVSTTSIDDLRSEVTASSWLNDLRDQIQQTRFLNVVYRSATALGTRLQSFSGARARVAGAGALLRPVSSKTLVVMKQAQTVAQAVARSRSALSSWSCMGARRRAVSVVAASPKDEMTAETHVTTTVDSESFVVEQHGTEVVEELQYSATSISVHEETEEEALLSDHETSREHTEEEITEGELWFEFEKDRDRLAEVEAQTREEEAAAAKEIMEEECAVLMNVEDRQSFSSDSLERQQFYPPGRIMHMVAMPPPGAGPDDPVVADECTVGIYETPRHLYSKIRLSNTMINDHYMPMYKKIMEILIEKFANNDDNLCADSTVE; this is translated from the exons ATGGGGACGGCGACGATGGCCACGGCGTTGGGCGCGGCCATGTTGCTCTACTTCGTACTGAGCCGCCGGCTGGCGCAGCATGAGGACTCCGCCGGCAGCCCGGGCGGGGGCGCGGGCGGAGGGGGGAAACGCCGGAGGGGGCGTGCGGTCCGGCGGCCAGCGCAGCCGCCTGCCACGTGGATCGAGGCGGTGGGAAcgctcgccgagacgctgcgatTCACCTACGCGGAGACGCTCGGGAAGTGGCCAATCGGGGACCTCGCCTTCGGGATCAAGTACCTCATGCGACGCCAG GGCAATTTACATGTGGCCAGTGTATATGCTGGAAGCGATTGCATTGAACTTAAAGGACCTCAAGTCATGGAAGAGTTGATTATTCTGCGACGTTTAATTGACTTGTGCTTTCTTTTCTCTAAGAAGTCATTCCCACTCTTCTTGGAATTAGCtggattttcccaagaggatgttTTCATCGAGGAACCTAAGGCGGGG ATTTTAAAGCCTGCCCATACAATTCTACGTGATGAGTGCACCAAATCCTTTCTTGTTTTGATTCGAGGCACCCATAGCATGAAAGACACATTGACTGCTGCTAGTGGTGCTGTAGTACCATTTCACCACTCATTATTAGACGAAGGGGGTGTCAGCAAGTTAGTCTTAGGGTATGCACACTGTGGAATGGTTGCTGCAGCGCGCTGGATTGCAAGAGGTATAACACCATGCCTCCTTCAAGCACTCAGTCAATGCCCAGAGTACCAAATAAAG ATTGTTGGCCATTCATTGGGTGGTGGCACTGCTGCATTACTGACCTACATCCTGAGAGAACACACTGAGTTCTCCACAACAACTTGTGTTGCATTTGCCCCTG CTTCATGCATGACGTGGGAGTTAGCGGAAtcaggcaagcactttgtaacgaCTATTGTCAATGGTGCTGATCTGGTTCCTACAGTATCTACTACATCTATTGATGATCTTCGTTCTGAG GTAACAGCATCTTCGTGGTTGAATGATCTGAGGGATCAAATACAGCAGACACGCTTCCTAAATGTCGTTTACCGGTCTGCTACTGCTTTAGGAACTCGTCTGCAATCTTTCTCTGGTGCTAGAGCCAGGGTCGCTGGTGCTGGGGCACTGCTTCGACCTGTTTCAAGCAAAACCCTG GTTGTGATGAAACAAGCACAGACTGTTGCACAGGCTGTTGCTAGAAGTCGGTCAGCACTGTCTTCATGGTCATGCATGGGTGCACGCCGACGAGCTGTTAGTGTAGTAGCTGCAAGTCCTAAGGATGAAATGACTGCAGAAACTCATGTTACAACTACAGTGGATTCAGAGTCTTTTGTTGTAGAACAACATGGCACCGAGGTCGTGGAGGAGCTGCAGTATAGTGCAACTAGCATTTCAGTTCATGAGGAAACAGAAGAAGAGGCTCTTCTGAGTGACCATGAAACCTCTAGGGAGCATACGGAAGAAGAAATAACTGAAGGCGAGTTGTGGTTTGAGTTTGAGAAGGACCGGGATCGGCTGGCTGAAGTGGAAGCACAGACCCGGGAGGAAGAGGCAGCTGCTGCCAAGGAAATAATGGAGGAGGAATGTGCTGTCCTAATGAATGTAGAGGATAGGCAGTCGTTCTCATCAGATAGCTTGGAGAGGCAGCAATTCTACCCCCCTGGTAGAATCATGCACATGGTTGCGATGCCTCCTCCCGGTGCTGGTCCGGATGATCCTGTTGTCGCTGACGAGTGCACTGTTGGAATATACGAGACACCGAGACATCTCTACAGCAAGATCCGACTGTCTAATACCATGATCAATGACCATTATATGCCAATGTACAAGAAAATTATGGAAATATTGATTGAGAAGTTTGCAAACAATGATGACAACTTGTGTGCAGATTCTACAGTAGAATAG
- the LOC124666740 gene encoding phospholipase D zeta 1-like translates to MNREQPEVDEEEEDLHHGQRYVRMPPEPEPGPEASSASFRLPESARVFDELPRARIVAVSRPDAGDITPMLLSYTVEVQYKQFRWLLYKKASQVLYLHFTLKRRAFLEEFHEKQEQVKEWLQNLGLGEHMPVVHDDEEADDVHVLPHHDDHSAKARNVPSSAVLPVIRPALGRQQSISDRAKVAMQEYLNHFLGNLDIVNLREVCKFLEVSLLSFLPEYGPKLKEDYVTVGHLPKIDTNSTEGCCSSSCFRFCSSSWQKVWAVLKPGFLALLQDPFDPKLLDIIIFDVSHHLARNGDGQITLAKEIKERNPLHFGFEVSSGGRTMKLRTRSSAKVKDWVAAINAARRLPEGWCHPHRFGSFAPPRGLTEDGSTVQWFIDGQSAFDAIASSIEQAKSEIFITDWWLCPELYLRRPFQYHGSSRLDILLESRAKRGVQIYILLYKEVSLALKINSMYSKQRLLNIHENVKVLRYPDHFSTGIYLWSHHEKIVIVDNQVCYIGGLDLCFGRYDTPEHKVVDFPPSTWPGKDYYNPRESEPNSWEDTMKDELDRTKYPRMPWHDVQCAVYGPACRDVARHFVQRWNYAKRNKAPNEQAIPLLMPHHHMVIPHYMGNSKDTNCETESKQTQDKDIKVRRQSTLTAPASYQDIPLLLPQEPDHLDLRNGDLGLKLDINHGHLDHPNQTNFKQPLSNRKAKQDLCSQDLQMKGFVDNLGSPEVSVVIHHNNTSKANVRHIDKEWWETQERGSQVASVLDVGEVGPQATCRCQVIRSVGPWSAGTTQIEGSIHNAYFSLIEKAEHFVYIENQFFISGLSGDDTIKNRVLEALYRRILRAEKEKRCFRVIIVIPLLPGFQGGIDDGGAASVRAIMHWQYRTICRGPNSILKNLYDVVGSKAHDYISFYGLRAHGRLGDGGPLVTNQIYVHSKLMIIDDRMTLIGSANINDRSLLGSRDSEIGMIIEDKEMVSSTMDGSPWEAGKFSLSLRLSLWAEHLGFHAGEVNQIMDPVADSTYKNIWTATAKANTAIYQDVFLCVPNDHIHSRAQFRQSLAHRKEKIGHTTIDLGVALEKAEIVQEDGDMVVVGTDPTGRLQAVRGNLVSFPLEFMCQEDLRPFFSESEYYTSPQVFH, encoded by the exons ATGAACAGGGAGCAGCCCgaggtggacgaggaggaggaggacctgcaTCACGGGCAAAGGTACGTGCGGATGCCGCCCGAGCCGGAGCCGGGCCCGGAGGCCTCGTCGGCGTCCTTCCGGCTGCCGGAGTCCGCGCGGGTGTTCGACGAGCTGCCGCGCGCCAGGATCGTCGCGGTCTCGCGCCCAGACGCCGGGGACATCACGCCCATGCTGCTCTCCTACACCGTCGAGGTCCAGTACAAGCAG TTTAGGTGGCTCCTATACAAGAAGGCTTCACAGGTTCTATATCTCCATTTTACGTTGAAGAGACGTGCATTTCTTGAAGAATTCCATGAGAAGCAGGAACAG GTCAAAGAATGGCTTCAAAATCTGGGATTAGGTGAGCATATGCCAGTTGTGCATGATGATGAAGAAGCAGATGATGTGCATGTTCTTCCCCACCATGATGATCACTCTGCCAAAGCTAG AAATGTTCCCTCAAGTGCTGTTCTGCCTGTCATTCGACCAGCGCTTGGTCGTCAGCAGTCCATTTCTGATCGTGCAAAGGTTGCCATGCAAGAATATCTGAACCATTTCTTAGGGAATTTGGATATTGTCAACCTACGAGAG GTTTGCAAATTTTTGGAAGTCTCTCTGTTATCGTTTTTGCCAGAGTATGGCCCTAAGCTAAAGGAAGATTATGTTACAGTTGGACACTTACCAAAAATTGACACAAATAGTACAGAGGGATGCTGTTCATCTAGCTGTTTTCGTTTCTGCAGTAGTAGCTGGCAAAAG GTCTGGGCTGTACTGAAGCCAGGATTCTTGGCTTTGCTCCAAGATCCTTTTGATCCAAAGCTGCTGGATATAATTATCTTTGATGTGTCACATCACCTGGCTAGAAATGGAGATGGTCAAATCACTCTAGCAAAGGAGATCAAAGAACGCAATCCATTGCATTTTGGATTCGAG GTATCTTCTGGGGGGAGGACAATGAAATTGAGAACAAGAAGTTCTGCCAAAGTAAAAGATTGGGTAGCTGCAATAAATGCTGCTCGGCGCCTTCCAGAGGGGTGGTGTCACCCTCATCGTTTTGGTTCATTTGCACCACCTAGGGGCTTGACTGAAGATGGTAGTACCGTACAATGGTTTATAGATGGGCAATCAGCATTTGACGCTATTGCTTCTTCCATTGAGCAAGCCAAATCAGAG ATATTTATTACTGATTGGTGGCTCTGCCCAGAATTGTACCTTCGACGCCCTTTCCAGTATCATGGGTCTTCCAGGCTTGATATCCTTCTGGAATCGAGGGCAAAGCGAGGTGTACAG ATTTACATTCTTCTATACAAGGAAGTTTCTCTTGCATTGAAAATTAACAGCATGTACAGTAAACAAAGGCTGCTTAACATTCATGAAAATGTTAAAGTTCTGCGCTACCCTGATCATTTCTCAACTGGCATATACTTATG GTCCCACCATGAGAAAATTGTTATTGTTGACAATCAAGTTTGCTACATCGGAGGTCTTGATTTATGCTTTGGCCGTTATGATACCCCTGAGCacaaagttgtggatttccctccTTCAACGTGGCCAGGAAAGGATTATTACAACCCGAG AGAATCAGAGCCGAATTCTTGGGAGGACACAATGAAAGATGAGCTTGATCGTACTAAGTACCCTCGCATGCCCTGGCATGATGTTCAGTGTGCTGTTTATGGTCCAGCATGTCGAGATGTAGCAAGACATTTTGTTCAGCGCTGGAACTATGCAAAG AGGAATAAAGCACCAAATGAGCAGGCAATTCCCTTACTTATGCCTCATCATCATATGGTAATTCCCCATTACATGGGCAATAGCAAAGACACAAATTGTGAGACAGAGAGTAAACAAACTCAAGATAAAGATATCAAAGTGAGGAGGCAAAGCACCTTGACTGCACCAGCATCATACCAGGACATTCCGTTGCTCTTGCCTCAAGAGCCCGATCACCTGGATTTGCGTAATGGCGATCTAGGCCTGAAGTTAGACATCAATCATGGTCATTTAGATCACCCAAATCAAACCAATTTCAAGCAGCCACTGTCAAACCGAAAGGCGAAACAAGATCTTTGTTCTCAGGATTTACAGATGAAAGGTTTTGTGGACAATCTTGGCTCTCCTGAGGTTTCAGTTGTTATACATCATAATAACACATCTAAAGCAAATGTACGCCACATAGACAAGGAGTGGTGGGAGACACAGGAGAGAGGAAGCCAGGTTGCCTCTGTGCTTGATGTAGGAGAGGTTGGTCCTCAAGCAACTTGCCGTTGTCAG GTTATTAGAAGTGTTGGTCCATGGTCAGCTGGAACAACTCAAATTGAAGGAAGCATTCACAACGCCTATTTTTCTCTCATTGAGAAGGCAGAACATTTTGTATATATTGAG AATCAGTTTTTCATATCAGGTCTTTCAGGAGATGACACAATTAAAAACCGAGTATTAGAGGCATTATACAGAAGGATACTTAGAGCAGAAAAGGAGAAAAGgtgctttcgggttatcatcgtcATACCACTTTTACCTGGTTTTCAG GGAGGTATTGATGATGGTGGCGCTGCATCTGTGAGGGCAATTATGCATTGGCAATACCGGACTATTTGTAGAGGGCCTAATTCAATACTTAAGAATCTATATGATGTAGTTGGCTCAAAAGCACATGATTATATCTCGTTTTATGGGCTTAGAGCACATGGTAGACTAGGTGATGGAGGGCCCTTGGTCACCAATCAG ATATATGTACACAGTAAGTTGATGATCATTGATGATCGCATGACACTGATTGGCTCAGCAAATATAAACGATAGAAGCTTGCTTGGATCAAGGGATTCTGAG ATTGGTATGATTATTGAAGATAAAGAGATGGTCAGTTCAACAATGGATGGAAGTCCTTGGGAAGCTGGGAAGTTCTCTCTCAGCTTGCGCCTTTCTCTGTGGGCAGAACACCTTGGTTTTCATGCAGGAGAG GTTAATCAAATCATGGATCCTGTGGCTGATTCGACATACAAAAACATCTGGACGGCGACTGCTAAG GCGAACACTGCCATCTACCAAGATGTCTTCTTGTGTGTTCCCAATGATCACATCCACTCCAG GGCCCAGTTTCGGCAAAGCCTTGCTCACCGGAAGGAGAAAATTGGCCACACGACCATCGACCTAGGTGTTGCCCTTGAGAAAGCGGAAATCGTCCAGGAAGATGGGGACATGGTAGTGGTAGGAACCGACCCCACAGGGAGACTGCAGGCCGTCAGAGGCAACCTCGTTTCCTTCCCTTTGGAGTTCATGTGCCAAGAGGACTTGAGACCATTCTTCAGTGAGAGCGAGTATTATACGTCCCCACAGGTCTTCCATTag